One Diceros bicornis minor isolate mBicDic1 chromosome 27, mDicBic1.mat.cur, whole genome shotgun sequence genomic region harbors:
- the LOC131392813 gene encoding keratin-associated protein 7-1: protein MTHFFSCGSYFPGYPCYGTNFYRTFRATSLNVVVPLGSRMNYGRGCNGYSSLDYSFGGSNISNLDCGCGGSFSRPWGSGSDFGYCTY from the coding sequence ATGACTCATTTCTTCAGCTGTGGAAGCTACTTCCCAGGTTATCCTTGCTATGGAACCAACTTCTACAGGACCTTCAGAGCCACCTCCCTGAACGTTGTCGTACCCCTGGGCTCTCGCATGAACTATGGTCGTGGATGCAATGGCTACAGCTCCCTTGACTACAGCTTTGGTGGTAGCAACATCAGCAACCTGGACTGTGGCTGTGGTGGCAGCTTTTCCAGGCCATGGGGCTCTGGCTCTGACTTTGGCTACTGCACCTACTGA